The region TTTTGCTAGAAGCCTTCGCTGAGTTTTTCTTTCATAACAGTTGTGGCCCCAGCACTTGCCAGCCCTATGCCTTTAAacactctgtgcctcagtttccccacctgtaAAATGTGGCTGCCAGTTACTCTGGGGTAGAGCATGCACAAAGTCTTATCAGCATCTACCAAATGGCTGAGACTCTGCATCGTGCAGAAGGCTGTGGCGTGTGAAACAGGGCCCCTGCTTGCGTCCCGTGTCctttccacacatgcacactggtACAGCAGCTTTGTACGTGGGCTTATGGtcctgtttatttctgtttcttttttttaaagatttattctatgtatatgagcacactgttgatgtcttcagacatgccagaagagggcatcagatcccattacagatggttgtgagccaccatgtggttgctgggaattgaactcaggacctctggaagagcagtcagtgctcttaaccactgagccatctctccagctctctatttctgtttcttgtatcatacatatgtatgtagcaCTCCACACACTGCCTAGGAAGCCCTGGTGGACCAGGACTGATGTACTCGTGCAGATGGAGCCACCATGCGCGGCCTCACCTCTTTCTTTCAGTGTTTATGAGATCTGTGCCTGTCTCGGGGGCTggcatctgtgatcccagcactcaggaggctgaggcaggaggatcactaggtCCAGGCCAGCTGAGCTAACAGTGTGATAGGAATGGACGTTTGTTTCCAAGGAAGGTTCTGGCTTGAGGTGGCTGCTGTTCTTGTGCTTGTGATATGTGGCACTAGCAGTGGGCTCCAGGGCCTCTCCCGCTGAGCTAAGCTCCCCACGACATTGTTCCTATCTTGTATTTAAGCAGAgttgcccaggctgcctttgaatttACTCTGTAGTCCCAGTAGACTTCagacttgtaatcctcctgccccagcatcCTGAAAAGCTAAGATTACAGGCCCTCCACCAGGCCCAGTTTTGGATTTTACCTGTGTAATAAGTTAATGATGCAAACATGGttgtaaccccagcacacagaagcagggtcacacagacacaccttaGCTAGACCTAGTGGGTctagcctagactacacagtgagactctaacTCACtgagaacagcaacaacaaaacccttaaaacacaaaacaaagagccAAGGGACTAGgtggtgtagtggcacacattGGCAGTGCCAGCActgggaggttgaagcaggaggtatcaggagttcaaggtcattgactatacagtaagtttgaggctagcctgggcttcatgagactgtgtttaaaaaaaacaacaacaacaacaaaacctctgaCCCCCATGGACTGTGTCACACTTACCTAATCTTAGGGATGCCAACAGGCTGGGGTACCCTTGAGTTCCCCCAAAATATGCATATTATAGCTGCCCAATAATACTGTCTTCACAGGGACTCCTTAGGGCTCTGCTTTGCCAAGCTGGCTGCCCAGGGCTTCATAGacgtgacacccccccccccatgatatCCTTATTAGATTTGAAGTGAGTGTCCTGGTGTCCACGTATctttgatgccagcactcaggaagcagaggcaggttgatctctgtttgatgctagcctggtctacatctatgagaccttgccttaaaTGAGATCAACACAAGAAGCAGGGTGTGGTCAAGTGTGGGGGCTCAAGCCAGCAATTCCAGGACTCTACAAGCTAAGTCAGGGAGATTataagttcgaggacagccttATTACATAGCAAGACCAGTCTAAAGTCCGCAAAAATGTGTTTGTGGTAAACTATCTCCAGTAGAAGGGCTCCCCAAACATTTGCCCCCAATATACTCTAAGTGACCTAATTACCCAAAGCAGGCTCCTAGGAGCAGGTGCCCCCCACCCCTAGTATTGCCTCCCGGTCTCAAGCCCTTTGCCTCTTCTGGCTtgtgtccctctccctgtccaccCAGTCACAGAGGTAAGTGTGGCTTCAGAACAGCTGTGGGCAGGAGAGCCCTGAGGACCTCCTGTGGACCTCACACCGTGTCCCTCCCAGGGGAGAGCATCCCTGTGCTGAAGACGGCCCTGCCAGAGGGGCCCAAGCCCTACTGCCCAGAGACCCACCGGCGGCACACTCTCTTCTGTGGCACCCTCATTCTGCAGGCCCGAGCCTACGTGGGACCCCGTGTGCTAGCAGTGGTGACTCGGACAGGTACatatggggagatggggaggaacgCTGAGCTCAGCACGTACAGGATCGGTGGCACAGGGCAGGACAGGACCTGGagcatcctccccctcccccggcaATGCATGATTCTTCTCAAACCCAGTTGAGCCTCTAggtcccaacttttttttttttttttaacacgtgtgtgagtgtttcgatgtatgtttgtctgtgcgtatgcatgcctggtgcctacagaatccagaagagggcgttggatcccttgaaactggagttacggatggttgtgagttctgtgggtgctgggaagtgaacttaggtcccctggaagatCAGGGgccgctcttaaccactgagccatctgtccggCCCTCATGTCCTCTTCTTAGCAGAAGTCAGGCAGACTGTAATGCAAGCAAGCTTTGCAGTGTTTGTAGGGGACAGCAGAGATTCCCCTGAGGGCTGGGGGGGCGCGGGGGGGAGAAGACTTAGCTCGCCCTTGATCTACATGAAACCACCCACTTAAGAGTCTGTCTGTTAATCTCCTGTGGGGTTCCTGCCTAGTGGCAgcagttggtggtgcacgcctttaatctgagTACTGAAAagggagaggcagatggagctctgtttgaggccatcttggtctacagagcaagctctagGCAAACaggggctacatactgagaccctgtctaaaataaaattctacaagGGTTATGCACTTATAATCCCAAGTGCTCGAGAGGTGGAGGCTGAGGGGTCAAAAATTGAGGtccagcctgggcaatttagtgagactCCTCCAGTCAGGATAAAGAGGGCTTCGGAAAAGTGAGAGGGTTCTCGGCAGGGCACTTGCCTAGTTGGGTAAGTTGGGTCCAATCCCTGAGccacaggaagaaaataattaaaaagaccTCTGTGGGGGTTGTGCAAGTCTTGGCAGTTGTCATCTGTAACCCCAATCCTGATGGCTTTCATTGAGAACATTGTGACCCCGGGCTGCAGCAGTGTCCCAGGAGTGGGAAGAGCTTGTCCTAACCTCTGTCCCTGccttggctgtctgtctgtccccaggGTTCTGCACAGCCAAAGGGGGCCTGGTGAGCTCCATCTTGCACCCAAGGCCCATCAGCTTCAAGTTCTACAAACACAGCATGAAGTTTGTGGCTGCGCTCTCCGTCCTGGGTGAGTGGGCCACGTGCCTCCCTCTCACCCTGCGGACAGCCCCAGCCCGGGTGGGTCAGGGTCCTGCTCACCCCCtgctatctccccagctctgctcgGCACCGTCTACAGCATTGTCATCCTCTACCGCAACCGGGTAAGCCGGAGCCGGGTGGGACCGGAGCCAGGTGGGATTGCCAGCCTGCGGGACCCGCCCAGCTCCACCTCTGAGTTCACAGTGTTTCCTACCAGGTGCCTGTGAGGGAGATTGTGATCCGAGCTCTGGACCTGGTGACGGTGGTGGTACCACCCGCCCTGCCTGCCGCCATGACCGTGTGCACACTCTATGCCCAGAGTCGGCTGCGCACACAGGGCATCTTCTGCATCCACCCGCTGCGCATCAACTTGGGGGGCAAGCTGCGGCTCGTGTGCTTTGACAAGGTGGGGCCTGGCTGCCAGGATGCAGGGACTGGGCACTTCAGCAGATGGCCTGCTATACCTAGACAACATCCAAGTGGGGAACACTCGGGGACCACCCTTCACAGCCAGCTCCTACCCACTCTGTCTCATGCCTGGCAGATAAAATGCcagaaatcatttaattgttGAAGAACCATTGTGGGGCTGCTATGTTGGGCACTTGAGTTCACAGCCCTGGAATCCAGTAGGAACCAGCAGAGGTGGCAgggattggggtgtgtgtgtgtgtgtctgtgcatgtgtttgcctgtgtctAGGGGTGGAGTGTGCCTTTGTGGGTCTGTGTGCCAATgactatgtctgtgtgtgtgtatatctttgcctctgtgtctgtgtctatgtgcatgtgtgtgcctgtgtctatggGTGGAGTGTCTGTGTGCctttgtctgtgtctatgtgtgtatatattcgtatctgtgtgtgtttgtgtgtgtatgcacgcacatggtgtctgtgtatgcatgtgtgtgcctgtgtctatgggtggagtgtgtctgtgtctttatgtgtgtgtgtatttgtctctgtgtcattgtatgtgtgtgtgtgtgtgtctctgtgtgtgtgtatactcgcACATGCACCTAGCAAGTGAGAGTACCAGGAGCACACTGAGGACAGTGGGTATTTTGCCCAGAGCCACCTTGATGGCATGACCAGTTTCGCCCACTGAGCTTTCCCGTGAAGAGGAACAAGCGTGTGCAGCCCTTAAGGACACTGAGCTGTGGTGTCAGACGGGAAATACCAGCTGAGCTCCACCTGATGGCCCGTCAGGGCCATGAACTGAGCAAGGAAAGGGAAGGCTGTCAGACTCAGATAGGGGTGTGGAGGTGACTCCAGCAGGGACACAGGGTCCAGAACAGGCCTCCTGTGGCCCTTGCTGTGGGACTCGCCTGGCTTGGGGTGTGGGGACCAGCTCTGCAAGGCCCGACTCAGCCAAGGACTTGGCACTATCCTCTTGCAGACAGGCACCCTCACGGAGGACGGCTTGGACGTAATGGGCGTGGTGCCCCTAAAGGGGCAGGTGTTGCTGCCACTGGTCCCAGAGCCCCGCCACCTGCCCCTGGGGCCCTTCCTGCGAGCACTGGCCACCTGTCATGCCCTCAGCCAGCTACATGACACCCTGGTGGGTGACCCCATGGATCTGAAGATGGTGGAGTCTACAGGCTGGGTGAGGAGGCTGAGCAGGCCACCTTGTACCCGCCCCCCATGGTCTCTGTCCCATCAGCCCACCTGCAGTCACTCTCAGGCAGAGCCTTGTGTCAGGGTCTGCTCTCTGCTGGCATCCCATTGTAACTTTTCTCTGTCACTATTACCTTGGCCGTAGCCTAAGCTCAGAACCTGTTTCACAGAGATTTTAATAACTTACCCAAGCTCACTCATCAGCTTATCGGTGGGACAGCCAGAATGCCCATTTGGATCTTACCCCTCCAGTCAGGAAGTCTTCCATGGGTCTAGTCCTGCTGGCCCCTTTGCCAAGGCCCCAGGTCCCAACCTTCTTTGTCCCCAACCAGGTCTTAGAGGAGGGTCCAGCTGCAGGCTCAGCACCTGGGAGCCAGGTCTTAGTGGTAATGAGACCCCCACCCGGGGGCCCTCGGCAACAGGTAAGCTGCAGAGTGACTGGGCCTTGGGGCCTTGGAGTGGGCCTCAGCCAGCCCCTCAGCTCTCCTCCCACCCGCAGGAAGAGCCACCAGTGCCAGTCAGCGTCCTCTGCcgcttccccttctcctctgccctGCAGCGGATGGATGTGGTAGTGACATGGCCAGGGGCCACCCAGCCTGAGGTCTACGTCAAAGGCTCCCCAGAGCTTGTGGCCAGCCTCTGCAGCCCCGAGACAGGTGAAGGCGGCAGGCCCAGAGTCCACCAGTGGGTGTGAGCCTAGAGTGGGGGTGGGTTCCGGTTCGTGCCGCACACACCCTCCCCACAAGCCCTGAtacctctctccctccacagTACCCAGCGACTTTTCTCAGGTACTGCAGAGCTACACAGCTGCTGGCTACCGAgttgtggccctggctggcaaGCCACTGCCCATTGAGCCCAGCCTTGAGGCCGCTCAGCAGCTGACAAGGTGAACCCAGTCCCAGGGTATCTGGAGGGAGGTGCTAAGCCCAGGCAGTTCCCCACTCCATCTGGACACTGGGAGAAGGCCATTGATTTCTGTCTGACCTCTGACCCGGAGATGCTAATCCTCTAGGGACACTGTGGAGCGGGAACTGAGCCTCCTGGGGCTGCTGGTCATGCGGAACCTACTGAAGCCACAGACGGCCCCGGTTATCCAGACTCTGAGGAAGACGGGCATCCGCACCGTCATGGTGACAGGTAGTATGGCCTGGAGGTGGGGGGGAATCTGGGAGAAGGCCACAGCCTGTCCTTCCCGGCATCTCCTGCTGCAACATCCTTTTAGAGCCAGACCCTTCCCCATCTTTCTGTCACATGTGTCACTGTCACCCACATGTCACGTGAGCTCAGAGCTCTGGGGCTCAGAGAGGGATGAGTTCCTAAGAACGAGGTAGGGTATCCACCCAGCCAGTCACCTGTTGGGCCACCAGAAGGTCACCAATCTATTCCAGGTCCCTCCTCCGTGTGGGCGGTGACAACCTCCTAAAGTGAGGATTTCCACTGGAGTGAAAGGGCCTTCGTgggcagtctgtctgtctcacacatGCCAGCCCCGTGCTTGCATACGTGCCCGGTGGCCCAGTCTTGATGCTGCATGCCAAGTGTAGAGCTGGAGTCCAGCCTCCAGCCACTCCCCTGACTCTCTGGTGACTCAGTTTACCACTGAGGAAAACAGTCTAGGAGCGTGGCTAGTTGGCCGGTTTGCCCTGCTCAGCCATGATTGGCAGTTCTCATGGATGGTCTCTTGTAAGGGTCAGGGTGGGGTCAGGGTGACAAGGCCCTGGCCACTGTTAGACTCTGACTCTACCTCACACTCCTAGGGGACAACCTGCAGACAGCAGTCACCGTGGCCAGAGCTTGTGGCATGGTGGGCACCCAAGAGCACCTGGTTGTCATCCATGCCACCCACCCCGAGCAGGGCCAACCTGCTGCCCTCGAGTTCCTACCAACGGAGTCCTCTGCAGTCATGAATGGGGCGAAGGTGAGACGAACCCACCAACACTGGCTGTGCCCACCAAGAGTGACCCCATTCCTTGTCACCTGGCCCAGGCCCAGGCTCCAGGGAGGGAAAGGGCTACTGAGCTGAGTTTCCTGACTGCCTAGGTCCCTGTCCAGGCCACAGGCTATCCCATGGTGCCAGAACCCCAGTCCTGTCACCTGGCCCTCAGCGGGTCCACGTTTGCAGTCCTTCGGAAGCACTTCCCCAAGCTGCTGCCCAAGGTACAGCTGCCCAGGGAGGGGCTCTGCACCGCCTGTCTCTGTGTGCCAGCTGATGTGTCAGCCCTCCCTCATATATGCCACAGGTCCTGGTGCAGGCTACCGTCTTTGCCCGCATGGCCCCGGAGCAGAAGACAGAGCTAGTGTGTGAACTGCAGAGGCTTCAGTGAGTTCTTGTGGTGGGGGAACTTAAAGGGCTGAGGAACGACCGTGAGGGTGTCCgtctgtcctctcacctccatgaGCATTAGTGACCCTTCATCTTTCAGAAGCTCCCAGAAGCCAGACGTGCTGGCAGTAtgctacaatcccagcacttggaaagcagaggcaggaggattactgctAGTTTGAGGCCTTTGTGGACTATGTAGGGAGactgactcaaacaaacaagcaaaacaatcaGGGCTAAGGATGTCACttagtgtgttccaggccagccagggcccaGCAAGGGCCTGTCTCAAtcacaagcaaataaacaaacagtaaaTAACGCTTAGGTCGGGCTGGGATTATGGTAAGAGCGCCTGCCCAGcatttgagagatcttgggatcCATCCCGAGCACGGTAAAAAGATCAGGTGTCCAGGTAGGCTTCCCTGTGTCTGTCATGCCAAAAATAATTTCACCTATTTACCAAGTGTCCCTCCATCAATAGGTTGGACTCTCCCAATAGCCTGTGGAGGCTCAGGCCATACCCATTCTCTTTCTGTCAGGTACTGTGTGGGCATGTGCGGGGATGGAGCCAACGACTGTGGGGCCCTGAAGGCGGCTGATGTGGGCATATCACTGTCCCAGGCAGAGGCGTCAGTGGTCTCTCCGTTCACCTCCAGCATGGCCAGTATTGAATGTGTGCCCACTGTCATCAGGTAAGGCAGGCGGGTCCTGTTGGGGGCGGAGCTGTTGGGAGGCGGGGCCTTCCACAGCTGGAGCAGCTGATGTCCTGTCTATCTTTGCCCCTAGGGAAGGCCGCTGCTCTCTGGACACTTCATTCAGCGTCTTCAAGTACATGGCCCTCTACAGCCTGACCCAGTTCATCTCTGTGCTCATTCTCTACACGGTGAGTGAGCAACAGTAAAACCCCAGACCCCAGGCCAGCACCCCTCCTACATCCCACACCAGGGAGAAGTCAGGGTAGCGTGGCTAAGAGCCCAGTCCCTTCTAAGATGTGCGACTCTACCATTTGCCTGTTGTGATTCAAGGCAGCGAAGCTCACGTGGTTCTAAACCTTAGGACAGGGGTCTTGAGAAATGAGGCCACTGGCTTGTGCTACCAACTATCTCTAATTCCTGaagctttcagtgtgtgtgtgtgtgtgtgtgtgtgtgtgtgtgtgtgtacgcgcgcacATGCGCACATCCCAGGGGGCTGTACACTCCAAGACAGAGCCTGGGCAGAGTGACACAGAGCCGAGGCCCTGCCCTGCAGgccctcccttccccagctcaGAGCATGTCCTGGTCCTGTTTGCTTACACCAATGTCAGGAGTGTCCTGGGCCAGATCCACATCTACCTCAGGGTTTCCCTAGAGCAGAGACAGTGTGGCAGCCCCTCGGAGGATTCGCTATATGTAAAGCAGCCTTCCACAGGAACTTGAGACTAGGAGTCAGGACAGCGTGTATCAGATGACTGGGACATGCGTCCTAAGGATGCAGGGTCAGACAGAGAGCAGGAGGGATTCCTCCCCAGGCTCTGTGAGGACTGGGGCTCTGCAAGAGCTGGTCCTCAGCTTCCCCTGGCCTCTCCCGCCACAGATCAACACCAACCTGGGAGACCTACAGTTCTTGGCCATTGACCTGGTCATCACCACCACGGTTGCGGTGCTCATGAGCCGCACGGGCCCTGCACTGACCTTGGGGCGAGCGCGGCCGCCAGGGGCGCTGCTGAGTGTGCCTGTGCTTGGCAGTCTGCTGCTGCAGGTGGCCTTGGTGGCCGGCATCCAGCTGGGGGGCTACTTTTTGGTCATAGCTCAGCCCTGGTAAGTAGCAGGCGCCCGGCACcagcactgcctctgcctctgccacctctgctctctccctaACCCCACTACCACGGTCCCCAGGTTTGTGCCTCTGAACAGAACGGTGCCCGCACCGGACAACCTGCCCAACTACGAGAATACGGTGGTCTTCTCTCTGTCTGGCTTCCAGTACCTCATCCTGGCCGCAGCGGTGTCTAAGGGGGCACCCTTCCGCCAGCCGCTCTACACCAACGGTGCTGCCGcgtggggggctggggggcgggCTGAGGGGTGGCAGCTAGAATGGAGAAGGGACCCAGAGTAGAGCGTGCatttgtgtgtgattgtgtgtggttgtgtgcacatatgtgcgtgcgtgcatgcgtccCAGGGCGCAGCGCCATTGCTGacagactcccccacccccagtgccctTCCTGGTGGCCCTGGCGCTCTTGGGCTCTGTCCTGGTGGGCCTCATCCTGGTCCCCGGCCTCCTGCAGGGGCCCCTAGGACTGAGGGACATTGCGGACAGCTCCTTCAAGCTACTGCTGCTGGGTCTGGTCGCCTTCAACTTCGTCGGCGCCTTCATGCTGGAGGTAGACAGGGACCACAGggatagaagcagtgggagggacGTGGAGGACCCAGGCCCGGCTGTCCCTCCACACTGCTTCACTGCCCTCTACAGAGCGTGCTGGGCCAGTGTCTCCCAGCCTGCCTGCGGTGGCTGCGGCCTAAACGGGCCTCCAAGAAGCAATTCAAGCAGCTGCAACAGGAGCTTGCAGAACATCCATGGCCCACTCCGCCCATTGGCTCCGTGAGGTAGTGCAGACCTTGGAGGGCATGCTGGACACTGGATCTCCCTGCCCCTGAGCCACGACTGGAACTCTCTCAAGAGACAGTACCAGTCACCTCCCACAGCCCTGAAGCTGGCTGCTGTCACACTGCTGTCCGGACACACTCGCCTGGGGAAGTGCTGACTGCTGTCTCACTTTAGACCATCCTGTGTAGAGATAGCAGCTACCAACTCCATCCAGAGCTGCTGGCACTATAGCAAATAAAGTGCTGGCTTTCCTGACGTGGCGGCACTGGTCTTGTATGGACGCTGTGGTGTGTGCCATTGCCCAGGTTCCCTGCTCACACAGGACGCCTGTCTCTGTCTGACCTGACCATCCTTTTCATCCGACAGTATGCCTACCATAAGTGGGGTGCACGTTACATACAGCTTAGCCTTTTATTCATGCGATCTTGTATACTACAGCTGAAGGCCCaaccccattttatagatggcCACAGCTAAACTGAGGCTTGAGGTCACAAGAGTGGCCGCACTGGGTCTGACCTCAGGTTCTCCATTCCTAGACCTCCTAGCCCTGCCTGCAGGAGGGAGGAGCCACAGGCTTGCCTCGGGCTGGCGCTGTGTAGAGTATGATCTAGAGTCTGATGCCATCTCAAAGAGAGCCTGTCCTCTCTGCCTGCCACTCCCACGTCCTGGGATGTGTTTGTAGTCTGGTTCCTCAGATAAAGCCAGGCTGTCAGCCCAGGTCTCCCGGCCAGAACCACAAGCCCTGTCCCCTGGGAAGGGTGGGTGCATCTGACGTCATCCCTCCAGCAGGCTGCTGGCCAGGTTCCTCTGTTCTGCGGTGCCAGTTGGCTTGGCTCCTGGGTAGGGAGGACAGGAAAGAAGGGCCGTGTCCTCTTCCTAGGCCTCCTCCAGCCTTGTTCCTGGAAGTCTAATGCCATTCACAGGCCACTCAGAGCTCAAAGGATGTTGGGTCAGTCTGGGGTGAAAGGCATACCCGGGTACCTAGGTGCAGCTAGACCCTGTGCTATGGTGGGGaggtcagtgtcttagtcagggttccattgctgtgaagagacagggtttctctctggtaccctggccatcctggaactcactttgtagaccaggcaggcctcgaacccaagtgctaggattaaaagcgtgcCCTACCACCTAGcatgaccacagcaagtcttataaaggaaaacatttcattgggactgcaTTAccgttcagaggttcagtccattattgtcatggcaggaggcatgcaggcaggcaaagtgttggagaagtagctgaggatTCTATAtctagatctgcaggcagcaggaagagagtgggcCTGGCTTCAAAGCCTATCCTAACCCCAAGCCCCtgccctgtgacacacttcctacaacaaggccacacctcttaatagtgctaatccctatgggcctatgggggccactttcattcaaaccaccactgtcGGGATGGCAGATTGGGAAGATTTTGATGTCACTTGTGGCTCTAATGGGCAGGCATGTGCCAGGCCTAAAGGTGAAAGCAGAGGACGGGAAGTCAGTCGTGAAGTCAGTCTGGCCCGCAAGCAGCTTTTAACCCCAAGTGAGGCTGTTGGCAAACAAGGAGTCATCCAGGGATAGAGACCCAACcttaactctaaccctaaccagAGACCGAACCCGAACCCGACCCTAACCCAACCCTAACCCTTAACCCTAGCCCAACCCTAACCCAGAAACAAGAGACCTAACCataatcctaaccctaacccaacactaatcctaaccctaacccctaatCCTAacccaaccctaaccctaacagAGACCTAACCATAACCataatcctaaccctaacccaaccctaacctaaccctaaccctgccCCAGATACCTGCCTGGATCCTTAGGGCCAGGGAAGTGGGCAGGAGCAGCGGCAGATCCTGGCCAGTACCCGCAGTTGGTAACCATGGGGC is a window of Mus caroli chromosome 4, CAROLI_EIJ_v1.1, whole genome shotgun sequence DNA encoding:
- the Atp13a2 gene encoding cation-transporting ATPase 13A2 isoform X1, encoding MSADSSLLMGSTPPSYGTLTTGTSIDPLSSSASSVRLSGYCGSPWRAIGYHAAVWMLAGIPWLLFRWKPLWGVRLRLKPCSLAHAETLVIEIKDKEGSSRQLFTVQVQTEAVVEDRLELPPQAQAEDGRSQAAVGVTLEGTWQDTSELHRQEEAKQALRYYVLQGQRYVWMETQQAFCQVSLLDHGRTCDDIHCSSSGLSLQDQATRKTIYGPNVISIPVKSYLQLLADEALNPYYGFQAFSIALWLADHYYWYALCIFLISAISICLALYKTRKQSLTLRDMVKLSVRVQVCRPGGEEEWVDSSELVPGDCLVLPQEGGVMPCDAALVVGECVVNESSLTGESIPVLKTALPEGPKPYCPETHRRHTLFCGTLILQARAYVGPRVLAVVTRTGFCTAKGGLVSSILHPRPISFKFYKHSMKFVAALSVLALLGTVYSIVILYRNRVPVREIVIRALDLVTVVVPPALPAAMTVCTLYAQSRLRTQGIFCIHPLRINLGGKLRLVCFDKTGTLTEDGLDVMGVVPLKGQVLLPLVPEPRHLPLGPFLRALATCHALSQLHDTLVGDPMDLKMVESTGWVLEEGPAAGSAPGSQVLVVMRPPPGGPRQQEEPPVPVSVLCRFPFSSALQRMDVVVTWPGATQPEVYVKGSPELVASLCSPETVPSDFSQVLQSYTAAGYRVVALAGKPLPIEPSLEAAQQLTRDTVERELSLLGLLVMRNLLKPQTAPVIQTLRKTGIRTVMVTGDNLQTAVTVARACGMVGTQEHLVVIHATHPEQGQPAALEFLPTESSAVMNGAKVPVQATGYPMVPEPQSCHLALSGSTFAVLRKHFPKLLPKVLVQATVFARMAPEQKTELVCELQRLQYCVGMCGDGANDCGALKAADVGISLSQAEASVVSPFTSSMASIECVPTVIREGRCSLDTSFSVFKYMALYSLTQFISVLILYTINTNLGDLQFLAIDLVITTTVAVLMSRTGPALTLGRARPPGALLSVPVLGSLLLQVALVAGIQLGGYFLVIAQPWFVPLNRTVPAPDNLPNYENTVVFSLSGFQYLILAAAVSKGAPFRQPLYTNVPFLVALALLGSVLVGLILVPGLLQGPLGLRDIADSSFKLLLLGLVAFNFVGAFMLESVLGQCLPACLRWLRPKRASKKQFKQLQQELAEHPWPTPPIGSVR
- the Atp13a2 gene encoding cation-transporting ATPase 13A2 isoform X2 yields the protein MSADSSLLMGSTPPSYGTLTTGTSIDPLSSSASSVRLSGYCGSPWRAIGYHAAVWMLAGIPWLLFRWKPLWGVRLRLKPCSLAHAETLVIEIKDKEGSSRQLFTVQVQTEAVVEDRLELPPQAQAEDGRSQAAVGVTLEGTWQDTSELHRQEEAQALRYYVLQGQRYVWMETQQAFCQVSLLDHGRTCDDIHCSSSGLSLQDQATRKTIYGPNVISIPVKSYLQLLADEALNPYYGFQAFSIALWLADHYYWYALCIFLISAISICLALYKTRKQSLTLRDMVKLSVRVQVCRPGGEEEWVDSSELVPGDCLVLPQEGGVMPCDAALVVGECVVNESSLTGESIPVLKTALPEGPKPYCPETHRRHTLFCGTLILQARAYVGPRVLAVVTRTGFCTAKGGLVSSILHPRPISFKFYKHSMKFVAALSVLALLGTVYSIVILYRNRVPVREIVIRALDLVTVVVPPALPAAMTVCTLYAQSRLRTQGIFCIHPLRINLGGKLRLVCFDKTGTLTEDGLDVMGVVPLKGQVLLPLVPEPRHLPLGPFLRALATCHALSQLHDTLVGDPMDLKMVESTGWVLEEGPAAGSAPGSQVLVVMRPPPGGPRQQEEPPVPVSVLCRFPFSSALQRMDVVVTWPGATQPEVYVKGSPELVASLCSPETVPSDFSQVLQSYTAAGYRVVALAGKPLPIEPSLEAAQQLTRDTVERELSLLGLLVMRNLLKPQTAPVIQTLRKTGIRTVMVTGDNLQTAVTVARACGMVGTQEHLVVIHATHPEQGQPAALEFLPTESSAVMNGAKVPVQATGYPMVPEPQSCHLALSGSTFAVLRKHFPKLLPKVLVQATVFARMAPEQKTELVCELQRLQYCVGMCGDGANDCGALKAADVGISLSQAEASVVSPFTSSMASIECVPTVIREGRCSLDTSFSVFKYMALYSLTQFISVLILYTINTNLGDLQFLAIDLVITTTVAVLMSRTGPALTLGRARPPGALLSVPVLGSLLLQVALVAGIQLGGYFLVIAQPWFVPLNRTVPAPDNLPNYENTVVFSLSGFQYLILAAAVSKGAPFRQPLYTNVPFLVALALLGSVLVGLILVPGLLQGPLGLRDIADSSFKLLLLGLVAFNFVGAFMLESVLGQCLPACLRWLRPKRASKKQFKQLQQELAEHPWPTPPIGSVR